The sequence below is a genomic window from Hyphomicrobiales bacterium.
CCTATGTGATAGAAAATACCGGCGCACCCCAGGATGGTGCCGGCAAGCTCTCCGATCTGCTCGCCTCCCTGTGCCGGAGGTAGAGGTCGGAACTCGGACCATCTCTGGTGTCAACGAACCGACAAAAAAGCTTCATCGGCATGTCATGGCCGTGGTTCAGGTTTGGTCGTCATCCGGTCAACAGGAGCCACGGACATGTCTCTGAACATTACACGCCGCCGATTTCTCGCTTCCTCCGCCGCTTCCGGCCTCGCGCTGGCCACTCCCGGCCTGTTCGTCCTTGCGATCAGCCGCGCCCAGGCGCGGCCCATGCTCACGCATGGCGTGCAGTCCGGCGACGTGGATGCGAATTCCGGCATGATCTGGGCGCGCGCCGACAGGCCCTCGCGTGCGATGTTCGAGATTGCGACCGAGGAAAGCTTCAAACACGCGCGGCGGCTGGCGCCGCTCGATGCGCTGCCGGAAACCGATTTCGCGGTAAAGCGCCTCTTGGTCGATCTGCCTTCCGACCAGGAAATCTTCTACCGCATTTCCTTCGTCGACCTCGACGACCTCGCAGCCACGTCGGAGCCGGTGACCGGTCATTTCCGCACAGCGCCCGCTTCCCGCCGCTCGGTCAAGTTCGTTTGGTCGGGCGACACGGCGGGCCAGGGCTGGGGCATCGACGAGGCCAAGGGAGGCATGAAGACATATGCCACCATGGCGGCGCACGAGCCGGATTTCTTCATCCATTCCGGCGACACGATCTATGCCGACGGACCCCTGAAGGAGACGGTCGAGATCAAGGGCGGCGGCGTTTGGAAGAACCTCATGGTTCCCGAGAAGGCCAAGGTCGCAGAAACACTCGACGAGTTCCGCGGCCAGTGGAAATACAACATGCTTGACGAGCACGTCCGCGCCTTCAACGCCGCCGTGCCCACCTTCTTTCAATGGGACGACCATGAGGTCGTAAATAATTGGTCGCCGTCGAAGAACCTGTCCGAGGACGAACGCTACACCGTCAAATCCGTACCGCTTCTGTCGGCCCGCGCCGCGCGCGCGTTCCACGAGATGACGCCGATCCGCTACATGCCGGCGGAACCGGGCCGGGTCTATCGCAAGATCGGCTATGGGCCGCTGCTCGACGTTTTCATTCTCGATCTGCGCTCCTATCGCGGTCCGAACACGGCCAACGACCAGAACGGCGGCGGACCGGAGACGGAGATCCTTGGCGGCGGTCAGGTGCGCTGGCTGAAACGTGCGCTGACCAATTCAAGGGCCACCTGGAAGGTGATCGCCTGCGACATGCCGATCGGCCTCGTGGTGCGCGACGGTGATACGCGCTTCGAGGCCGTTGCCAACTCGATCGGCGGCGATCCGCTCGGACGGGAGCGCGAGATCGCCGACCTCCTTCGCTTCATCGATCGGGCCGACATAGACAATGTCGTCTGGCTCACCGCCGACGTGCACTACGCCGCGGCTCACCACTACAGCCCGGACAAGGCCGCGTTTCAGGATTTCAGGCCCTTCTGGGAGTTCGTGACCGGACCGCTGCACGCCGGCACCTTCGGCCCGAACGACCTCGATATGACCTTCGGACCGGAGGTGAAATTCGTCAAAGCCCCGCCCGAGGGCGAATCTAATCTGCCGCCAAGCGAA
It includes:
- a CDS encoding alkaline phosphatase D family protein, which codes for MSLNITRRRFLASSAASGLALATPGLFVLAISRAQARPMLTHGVQSGDVDANSGMIWARADRPSRAMFEIATEESFKHARRLAPLDALPETDFAVKRLLVDLPSDQEIFYRISFVDLDDLAATSEPVTGHFRTAPASRRSVKFVWSGDTAGQGWGIDEAKGGMKTYATMAAHEPDFFIHSGDTIYADGPLKETVEIKGGGVWKNLMVPEKAKVAETLDEFRGQWKYNMLDEHVRAFNAAVPTFFQWDDHEVVNNWSPSKNLSEDERYTVKSVPLLSARAARAFHEMTPIRYMPAEPGRVYRKIGYGPLLDVFILDLRSYRGPNTANDQNGGGPETEILGGGQVRWLKRALTNSRATWKVIACDMPIGLVVRDGDTRFEAVANSIGGDPLGREREIADLLRFIDRADIDNVVWLTADVHYAAAHHYSPDKAAFQDFRPFWEFVTGPLHAGTFGPNDLDMTFGPEVKFVKAPPEGESNLPPSEGLQFFGLVEIDGGSEEMTVRLMDSADNELFAQVLAPVRGG